In Pseudomonas fluorescens NCIMB 11764, a single window of DNA contains:
- a CDS encoding BolA family protein yields the protein MTMQQRIESTLGLLQPEHLQVLDESHMHSRGLQTHYKAVVVSQQFEGLNRVKRHQKVYGTLGELMGEFHALALHTYTPEEWAQIDAAPASPTCAGGSKH from the coding sequence ATGACCATGCAACAACGCATCGAATCGACGCTGGGCCTGTTACAGCCCGAGCACCTGCAAGTGCTGGATGAAAGCCATATGCACAGTCGTGGGCTGCAAACCCATTACAAGGCCGTGGTGGTCAGCCAGCAGTTCGAGGGGCTCAACCGCGTCAAGCGTCACCAGAAAGTCTACGGCACGCTCGGTGAGCTGATGGGCGAGTTCCATGCGTTGGCGCTGCATACCTACACGCCAGAGGAATGGGCGCAGATCGACGCGGCCCCGGCCTCGCCGACCTGTGCTGGCGGTAGCAAACATTGA
- a CDS encoding DUF2059 domain-containing protein, with protein sequence MTRLRAICTAVALVCASGPVFADTASHNASAEAFLTLAHADKLGTPVYMQVQQMFAQRFEQTKAPESKKALLETYQAKANAALDAAIGWKKLKPDMVKLYTTNFSESELKDLVAFYQSPLGKKVLEKMPQLTQQSAQMTQAKLESAVPVVNKLLADMTNELDPKAGAAAPAVKKKP encoded by the coding sequence ATGACTCGTCTTCGTGCCATCTGTACCGCGGTTGCACTGGTTTGCGCCAGCGGCCCTGTTTTTGCCGATACCGCCAGCCACAACGCCAGTGCCGAAGCTTTCCTGACCCTGGCGCACGCTGACAAATTGGGCACTCCGGTGTACATGCAAGTGCAGCAAATGTTCGCTCAGCGCTTTGAACAGACCAAAGCCCCTGAATCGAAAAAAGCCTTGCTGGAAACCTACCAGGCCAAGGCCAACGCCGCCCTGGACGCAGCCATTGGCTGGAAAAAGCTGAAGCCGGACATGGTCAAGCTCTACACCACCAACTTCAGCGAATCCGAGCTCAAGGACCTGGTCGCGTTCTACCAGTCGCCACTGGGCAAGAAAGTCCTGGAAAAAATGCCGCAGCTGACCCAGCAATCGGCCCAGATGACCCAGGCCAAGCTGGAAAGCGCGGTGCCTGTGGTCAACAAATTGCTGGCTGACATGACCAACGAGCTGGACCCTAAAGCCGGTGCTGCTGCTCCTGCTGTCAAGAAAAAGCCTTAA
- a CDS encoding class II fumarate hydratase, whose product MSRIETDSLGEVEVPDEAYWGAQTQRSLINFAIGNERMPLAVLHGLALIKKAAARVNDRNGDLPADIARLIEQAADEVLDGSHDDQFPLVVWQTGSGTQSNMNVNEVIAGRANELAGNPRGGKLPVHPNDHVNRSQSSNDCFPTAMHIAAVQAVQHHLLPAISELSGGLAELSARHMKLVKTGRTHMMDATPITFGQELSAFIAQLDYAERAIRSALPAVCELAQGGTAVGTGLNSPHGFGEAIASELAALSGLPFVTAPNKFAALAGHEPLTTLSGALKTLAVTLMKIANDLRLLGSGPRAGFAEVKLPANEPGSSIMPGKVNPTQCEALSMLACQVLGNDVAIGFAASQGHLQLNVFKPVIIHNLLQSIRLLADGCSNFQQHCIAGLEPDAEKMAEHLERGLMLVTALNPHIGYDKSAEIAKKAYAEGLTLREAALQLGYLTDEQFDAWVRPENMLEAGAKG is encoded by the coding sequence ATGAGCCGTATCGAGACCGACAGCCTTGGCGAGGTGGAAGTGCCGGATGAGGCCTACTGGGGTGCTCAGACGCAACGCTCGCTGATTAACTTCGCCATCGGCAACGAGCGTATGCCGCTGGCGGTGCTGCATGGACTGGCGTTGATCAAGAAGGCCGCGGCGCGGGTCAATGACCGCAATGGGGATCTGCCCGCCGACATCGCCCGTCTGATCGAACAGGCCGCCGACGAAGTGCTCGACGGCAGCCACGATGACCAGTTCCCGTTGGTGGTCTGGCAGACCGGCAGCGGCACCCAGAGCAACATGAACGTCAACGAAGTGATCGCCGGGCGCGCCAACGAACTGGCTGGCAACCCGCGAGGCGGCAAGTTGCCGGTGCATCCCAACGATCACGTCAACCGCTCCCAGAGCTCCAACGACTGCTTCCCCACTGCGATGCACATCGCCGCCGTGCAGGCGGTGCAGCACCATTTGCTACCGGCGATCAGCGAGCTGTCGGGAGGTTTGGCCGAGTTGTCCGCACGTCACATGAAACTGGTGAAGACCGGTCGGACGCACATGATGGATGCCACGCCGATCACCTTCGGTCAGGAACTCTCGGCGTTCATCGCGCAACTGGATTACGCCGAACGGGCGATCCGCAGCGCCCTGCCTGCCGTGTGTGAACTGGCCCAGGGCGGCACCGCGGTCGGCACCGGGCTGAATTCACCGCACGGTTTTGGCGAAGCGATCGCCTCCGAGCTGGCCGCGCTCTCCGGTCTGCCGTTTGTCACCGCCCCCAACAAGTTCGCCGCACTGGCGGGCCATGAACCACTGACCACTTTGTCCGGCGCGCTGAAAACCCTGGCCGTGACCCTGATGAAAATCGCCAACGACCTGCGCCTGCTGGGCTCCGGGCCGCGTGCCGGTTTTGCCGAAGTGAAATTGCCGGCCAACGAACCCGGCAGCTCGATCATGCCCGGCAAGGTCAACCCGACCCAGTGCGAAGCGCTGTCGATGCTGGCGTGTCAGGTGCTGGGCAACGACGTTGCCATCGGTTTCGCCGCCAGTCAGGGGCACTTGCAATTGAATGTGTTTAAACCGGTGATCATCCACAACCTGCTGCAATCAATCCGATTGCTGGCCGACGGCTGCAGCAACTTCCAGCAGCATTGCATCGCCGGACTGGAACCGGATGCCGAGAAGATGGCTGAACATCTGGAGCGTGGTTTGATGCTGGTGACGGCGCTGAACCCGCATATCGGGTATGACAAGTCGGCGGAGATTGCCAAGAAAGCCTACGCCGAGGGCCTGACGTTGCGGGAGGCGGCGTTGCAGCTGGGGTACCTGACGGATGAACAGTTTGATGCGTGGGTAAGGCCGGAGAATATGCTGGAGGCCGGGGCGAAGGGTTAA
- a CDS encoding DMT family transporter, with product MHISSGRWVYGLFLALLTALLWGILPIKLKQVLLVMDPVTVTWFRLMVSGGCLFIYLAATRRLPSRKVLGPRGGWLVLMAVLGLVGNYVLYLMGLNLLSPGTAQLVVQMGPIMLLIASLFVFKERFSVGQGIGLVVLLIGFGLFFNQRLAELLTSLTDYTAGVLLVLLASTVWTFYALGQKQLLTVWNSLQVMMVIYLFCGLLLTPWVHPLEALQLTPLQGWLLLACCMNTLIAYGAFAEALAHWEASRVSATLAITPLVTFAAVATAAWLWPDYVQAETINGLGYGGAVLVVLGSALVALGPSLIAGLKARKVRMAAG from the coding sequence ATGCACATTTCATCCGGTCGCTGGGTTTACGGTCTGTTCCTGGCCTTGTTGACCGCGTTGTTGTGGGGAATCCTGCCGATCAAACTCAAGCAAGTGCTGCTGGTGATGGACCCGGTCACGGTGACCTGGTTTCGGCTGATGGTGTCCGGCGGATGCCTGTTCATTTACCTGGCCGCCACCAGGCGCCTGCCGAGCCGCAAAGTGCTCGGGCCGCGCGGTGGCTGGCTGGTGCTGATGGCGGTGCTCGGCCTGGTCGGCAACTACGTGTTGTATTTGATGGGACTGAACCTGCTCAGCCCCGGCACCGCGCAACTGGTGGTGCAGATGGGCCCGATCATGTTGCTGATCGCCAGCCTGTTTGTGTTCAAGGAACGCTTCAGCGTGGGGCAGGGGATTGGCCTGGTGGTGTTGCTGATTGGTTTCGGGCTGTTTTTCAATCAGCGCCTGGCCGAGTTGCTCACCTCGTTGACTGACTACACGGCGGGTGTGCTGCTGGTGTTGCTGGCGTCCACGGTCTGGACGTTCTACGCCCTGGGGCAGAAACAACTGCTGACGGTGTGGAATTCATTGCAGGTGATGATGGTGATCTATCTGTTCTGCGGGCTGTTGCTGACGCCGTGGGTGCATCCACTGGAAGCGTTGCAACTGACTCCGCTGCAGGGCTGGCTGTTGCTGGCGTGCTGCATGAACACGCTGATTGCGTATGGCGCGTTTGCCGAAGCGCTGGCGCACTGGGAAGCCTCGCGGGTGAGTGCGACGCTGGCGATCACGCCGTTGGTGACGTTCGCTGCGGTGGCGACGGCGGCGTGGTTGTGGCCGGACTATGTGCAGGCCGAGACGATCAATGGTCTTGGGTATGGCGGGGCGGTGCTGGTGGTGCTGGGATCGGCGCTGGTGGCGTTGGGGCCGTCGTTGATTGCGGGGCTCAAGGCCCGGAAGGTTCGGATGGCGGCAGGGTAA
- a CDS encoding DUF6316 family protein: protein MYGMRAQDNAPATHFRSDRMCRVNGELYFSTRENTQEGPFENPEAAAREIEAYVARMQLLSASR from the coding sequence ATGTATGGCATGCGCGCCCAGGACAACGCCCCCGCCACACACTTTCGCAGCGACCGGATGTGTCGGGTAAACGGGGAATTGTATTTCAGCACCCGGGAAAACACGCAAGAGGGGCCGTTTGAAAACCCGGAGGCGGCGGCGCGGGAGATTGAGGCTTATGTCGCGCGGATGCAGCTTTTGAGCGCCAGCCGATAG
- a CDS encoding thiolase family protein has protein sequence MREVVIVDSVRTGLAKSFRGKFNQTRPDDMAAHCVNALLTRSGIDPASVEDCIVGAGSNEGAQGYNIGRNVAVLSRLGTGTAGMTLNRFCSSGLQAIAIAANQIASGCSDIIVAGGVESISLTMKSVNTDNLINPLLKEQVPGIYFPMGQTAEIVARRYNVSREEQDLYALQSQQRTAQAQAAGLFDDEIVPMAVKYRVEDKATGQVQILDGIVDRDDCNRPDTTLESLAGLKPVFAEDGSVTAGNSSQLSDGASMTLVMSLEKALELGLKPKAFFRGFTVAGCEPDEMGIGPVFSVPKLLKAKGLQVADIDLWELNEAFASQCLYSRNRLGIDNEKYNVNGGSISIGHPFGMTGSRQVGHLVRELQRRNLRYGVVTMCVGGGMGATGLFEAVR, from the coding sequence ATGCGTGAAGTGGTGATCGTCGACAGCGTGCGGACCGGCCTGGCCAAGTCCTTTCGCGGCAAGTTCAACCAGACCCGTCCGGACGACATGGCGGCTCATTGCGTCAATGCACTGCTGACACGATCGGGCATCGACCCGGCCAGCGTCGAGGATTGCATCGTCGGCGCCGGCTCCAACGAAGGTGCCCAGGGCTACAACATCGGCCGTAACGTCGCTGTGCTGTCGCGCCTGGGCACCGGCACCGCCGGAATGACCCTCAACCGCTTCTGCTCGTCGGGCTTGCAGGCGATTGCCATTGCGGCCAACCAGATTGCTTCGGGTTGCAGCGACATCATTGTCGCCGGTGGTGTCGAGTCCATCAGCCTGACGATGAAAAGCGTCAACACCGACAACCTGATCAACCCGCTGCTGAAAGAGCAGGTGCCGGGCATCTACTTCCCCATGGGCCAGACCGCCGAAATCGTCGCCCGTCGTTACAACGTCAGCCGCGAAGAACAGGACCTGTACGCCCTGCAAAGCCAGCAGCGTACCGCTCAGGCGCAGGCCGCCGGTTTGTTCGACGATGAAATTGTGCCGATGGCGGTGAAGTACCGCGTTGAAGACAAGGCCACCGGGCAGGTGCAGATCCTCGACGGTATCGTCGATCGTGACGACTGCAATCGTCCGGACACTACGCTGGAAAGCCTGGCGGGGTTGAAACCGGTGTTTGCCGAAGACGGGTCGGTCACGGCGGGCAACTCGTCGCAGCTGTCCGACGGTGCTTCGATGACGCTGGTGATGAGTCTGGAAAAAGCGCTGGAACTGGGGCTGAAACCGAAAGCGTTCTTCCGTGGTTTCACCGTGGCAGGGTGTGAACCGGATGAAATGGGCATCGGCCCGGTGTTCTCGGTGCCAAAGTTGCTCAAGGCCAAGGGGTTGCAGGTGGCCGACATTGATCTGTGGGAGCTCAACGAAGCGTTCGCGTCGCAATGCCTGTACAGCCGCAACCGGCTGGGAATCGATAACGAGAAGTACAACGTCAATGGTGGGTCGATTTCCATCGGCCACCCGTTCGGCATGACGGGCTCGCGTCAGGTTGGGCATCTCGTGCGGGAATTGCAGCGGCGGAACTTGCGTTACGGCGTTGTGACCATGTGCGTTGGGGGCGGGATGGGGGCCACGGGGTTGTTTGAAGCGGTGCGGTAA
- the pap gene encoding polyphosphate:AMP phosphotransferase, whose translation MFESAEIGHVIDKETYDAEVPALREALLDAQFELQQQKRFPVIILINGIEGAGKGETVKLLNEWMDPRLIEVRTFDQQTDEELARPPAWRYWRMLPAKGRMGVFFGNWYSQMLQARVHGVIRSPRLDQSINGAERLEKMLCDEGALIFKFWFHLSKKQMKDRLKALADDPLHSWRISPLDWQQSETYDRFVKYGERILRRTSRDYAPWHVIAGMDPRYRSLAVGKILLEGLQGALKRPKIHPDKVSAAPLASSVDHVNLLDSLDLSLHLDKDDYEEQLITEQARLSGLMRDKLMRRHALIAVFEGNDAAGKGGAIRRVAAALDPRQYSIVPIAAPTEEERAHPYMWRFWRHIPARSKFTVFDRSWYGRVLVERIEGFCSPADWLRAYSEINDFEEQIADAGVIVVKFWLAIDKETQMERFEEREQIPFKRFKITEDDWRNREKWDAYRAAVGDMVDRTSTEISPWTLVEANDKRWARVKVLRTLNLALEAAFEKSDKHEKKLKKLKT comes from the coding sequence ATGTTCGAATCTGCTGAAATCGGTCACGTTATCGACAAAGAAACCTATGATGCCGAAGTGCCGGCTCTGCGTGAGGCACTGCTCGATGCGCAGTTCGAACTTCAGCAGCAAAAGCGTTTTCCGGTGATCATTCTGATCAACGGCATCGAAGGTGCCGGCAAGGGCGAGACGGTGAAACTGCTCAATGAGTGGATGGACCCGCGGCTGATCGAAGTTCGCACGTTCGATCAGCAGACCGACGAAGAACTGGCGAGGCCACCGGCCTGGCGTTACTGGCGGATGCTCCCGGCCAAGGGCCGCATGGGGGTTTTTTTCGGCAACTGGTACAGCCAGATGTTGCAGGCTCGGGTTCACGGGGTGATCAGGAGTCCCAGGCTCGATCAAAGCATCAACGGTGCTGAACGCCTGGAAAAGATGTTGTGCGATGAAGGTGCGCTGATCTTCAAGTTCTGGTTCCACCTCTCCAAGAAACAAATGAAAGACCGCCTCAAGGCCCTCGCCGACGACCCGCTGCACAGCTGGCGCATCAGCCCGCTGGACTGGCAGCAATCGGAGACTTACGACAGGTTCGTCAAGTATGGCGAACGCATTCTGCGCCGCACCAGTCGCGATTATGCACCGTGGCATGTCATCGCCGGGATGGACCCGCGCTATCGAAGCCTGGCGGTTGGCAAGATTTTGCTCGAGGGCCTGCAAGGTGCCTTGAAAAGACCGAAGATTCACCCGGACAAAGTCAGTGCCGCGCCCTTGGCCAGCAGCGTCGATCACGTCAACCTGCTCGACAGCCTCGACCTGTCCCTGCATCTGGACAAGGACGATTACGAAGAGCAGCTGATCACCGAGCAGGCGCGGTTATCGGGATTGATGCGCGACAAGCTCATGCGCCGCCACGCCTTGATTGCGGTATTCGAAGGCAACGACGCAGCCGGCAAGGGCGGGGCGATCCGCCGGGTAGCCGCAGCACTCGATCCCCGGCAATACAGCATCGTGCCGATTGCGGCTCCCACCGAGGAGGAGCGGGCACACCCGTACATGTGGCGTTTCTGGCGGCATATTCCGGCGCGGTCGAAATTCACCGTGTTCGACCGCTCCTGGTATGGCCGGGTGCTGGTGGAGCGCATCGAAGGCTTTTGCAGCCCGGCGGACTGGCTGCGCGCCTACAGTGAGATCAACGACTTCGAAGAGCAGATCGCCGATGCCGGGGTGATCGTGGTCAAGTTCTGGCTGGCCATCGATAAAGAAACGCAAATGGAGCGCTTCGAAGAGCGCGAGCAGATTCCTTTCAAACGCTTCAAGATCACCGAAGATGACTGGCGCAATCGCGAAAAGTGGGATGCCTACCGGGCTGCGGTCGGCGACATGGTCGACCGTACCAGCACTGAAATTTCACCTTGGACGCTGGTGGAAGCCAACGACAAGCGCTGGGCGCGGGTCAAGGTTTTGCGCACGCTCAACCTGGCGCTGGAAGCGGCGTTCGAAAAGTCCGACAAGCATGAGAAAAAGCTGAAAAAGCTGAAGACTTGA
- the mnmC gene encoding bifunctional tRNA (5-methylaminomethyl-2-thiouridine)(34)-methyltransferase MnmD/FAD-dependent 5-carboxymethylaminomethyl-2-thiouridine(34) oxidoreductase MnmC, with amino-acid sequence MKPVLPHAQLDWDDQGLPRSRVFDDVYFSDLSGLDETRYVFLEQNALRERFAALPVGGRLVIGETGFGTGLNFLCAWQLFEQHAVAGARLHFVSVEKYPLSLPDLQRALALWPELKPFADQLLAQYVAIHQGFQRLILDQGRITLTLLIGDALEQLPQLDAQIDAWFLDGFAPAKNPDMWTAELFAELARLAAPGSTISTFTSTGWVRRLLNAAGFKMKRTPGIGHKWEILRGVFLGWPEEAAKPAMAKPWFARPASLTSERRALVIGAGLAGCATAASLAARGWQVSLLERHAALAQEASGNPQGVLYLKLSAHGTALSQLIVSGFGHTRRLLEHLHRGLDWDDCGVLQLAFNAKEAERQAQLAAAFPEDLLHTLDQTQAEIRAGIALQSGGLFYPEGGWVHPPALCQWQAAHPNIQILPHHDVLELRRVQGHWQALDGETLLAEAPVVVLAGAAEIKRFSYSSELPLKRIRGQITRLPQTSESQALSTVVCAEGYVAPARLGEHTLGASFDFNSDDLTPTAAEHAGNLQMLEEISVDLVARLGANGLQPEALEGRVAFRCTSPDYLPIVGPLADGQAFVDAYSALSKDARQTPDIPCPWLDGFYVNSGHGSRGLITAPLSGELLAAWLDNEPLPVPRAVAEACHPNRFALRRLIRGKA; translated from the coding sequence ATGAAACCTGTATTGCCCCACGCCCAGCTCGACTGGGACGACCAAGGGCTCCCGCGTTCGCGGGTGTTCGATGACGTGTATTTTTCCGACCTGTCCGGGCTGGACGAAACCCGTTACGTCTTCCTCGAACAGAACGCGCTGCGTGAACGCTTTGCCGCATTGCCGGTGGGCGGGAGATTGGTGATTGGCGAGACCGGCTTTGGTACCGGGCTGAATTTCCTGTGCGCCTGGCAGTTGTTCGAGCAGCACGCGGTGGCCGGTGCGCGATTGCATTTTGTCAGTGTCGAAAAGTACCCGCTGAGCCTGCCCGATCTGCAGCGGGCGCTGGCCTTGTGGCCAGAGCTCAAACCGTTTGCCGATCAACTGTTGGCGCAATACGTGGCAATCCATCAAGGCTTTCAGCGCCTGATTCTGGACCAGGGACGCATTACCCTGACGCTGTTGATCGGCGATGCGCTGGAACAGTTACCGCAACTGGATGCGCAGATTGATGCCTGGTTTCTCGACGGTTTCGCCCCGGCGAAAAACCCCGACATGTGGACCGCCGAACTGTTTGCCGAGCTGGCCCGACTGGCGGCGCCCGGCTCGACGATCAGCACCTTCACCAGCACCGGGTGGGTGCGTCGTCTGTTGAATGCTGCAGGCTTCAAGATGAAGCGCACGCCCGGCATCGGCCACAAATGGGAAATCCTGCGCGGGGTGTTTCTCGGTTGGCCAGAGGAGGCCGCGAAGCCCGCCATGGCGAAACCGTGGTTTGCCCGTCCGGCCTCCTTGACCAGCGAACGTCGTGCCCTGGTGATCGGTGCCGGTCTCGCCGGTTGCGCGACAGCCGCCAGCCTGGCGGCCCGGGGTTGGCAGGTCAGTCTGCTGGAGCGTCATGCAGCACTGGCGCAGGAAGCCTCGGGCAATCCTCAAGGGGTTTTGTACCTCAAGCTGTCCGCACATGGCACCGCGTTGTCGCAATTGATCGTCAGCGGGTTCGGCCACACCCGACGCTTGCTTGAGCATTTGCATCGAGGTCTCGACTGGGACGATTGTGGCGTGCTGCAACTGGCCTTCAACGCCAAGGAAGCCGAGCGTCAGGCGCAATTGGCCGCGGCGTTTCCCGAGGACTTGCTGCACACGCTCGATCAAACGCAGGCCGAAATCCGTGCCGGCATCGCGCTGCAATCGGGTGGCCTGTTCTACCCCGAAGGCGGCTGGGTGCACCCGCCCGCCCTGTGCCAATGGCAAGCTGCGCACCCGAACATACAGATCCTGCCCCATCACGATGTGCTGGAGTTGCGCCGAGTGCAGGGACACTGGCAAGCCCTGGATGGCGAAACCCTGCTGGCCGAAGCCCCGGTGGTGGTACTGGCCGGCGCTGCCGAGATCAAGCGTTTCTCCTACAGCAGCGAGCTGCCACTCAAACGCATTCGCGGGCAAATCACTCGCCTGCCACAGACCTCTGAAAGCCAGGCGCTGAGCACCGTCGTCTGCGCCGAAGGTTACGTCGCGCCGGCTCGTTTGGGTGAACACACCCTCGGCGCCAGTTTTGATTTCAACTCCGACGACCTGACGCCGACCGCTGCCGAACATGCAGGCAATCTGCAGATGCTCGAAGAAATCTCCGTAGACCTGGTCGCTCGGCTCGGCGCGAATGGATTGCAGCCTGAAGCACTTGAAGGGCGCGTAGCGTTTCGCTGCACCAGCCCGGATTACTTGCCGATTGTCGGTCCATTGGCCGACGGCCAGGCGTTCGTCGACGCCTACAGCGCCTTGAGCAAGGATGCCCGGCAAACCCCGGACATCCCTTGTCCATGGCTTGACGGTTTTTACGTCAACAGCGGCCACGGTTCCCGAGGCTTGATCACCGCTCCGTTGTCAGGCGAGTTGCTGGCGGCGTGGCTGGATAACGAACCGTTGCCAGTGCCCAGAGCCGTGGCCGAGGCGTGCCATCCGAACCGGTTTGCCTTGCGCCGATTGATCCGGGGCAAGGCCTGA